The nucleotide window AAGAAGTCGTCGAATGGTACAATAAGGGCGGACATCCCAACCCGTACCTCGACAAGGACGTCAAAAAGCTCGACCTGACCGATCAGGAAAAGCAGGACCTGGTGGCCTTCATGAAGGCCTGCACCGGCCCGCTGCCGAAGGTCGAGACCGAACGCCTGCCGCAATAACTTATGACCGTGAGCGACGAGGATATTTACCAGGAACGCGTCCTCGATTACTACGAGGAGCCCTACCACCGTGGGCATTGCCCGGCGGCGACGCACCGCGCAGCGGACGACAATCCGCTGTGCGGCGACCAGATCGAGCTGGAACTCCAGCTCGATCCGCTGGGCCGTATCTGTCAGGCCTGGTTCCACGGCGACGGCTGCTGCATTTCCCAGGCGGCCGCTTCGATGCTGGTCGAAGCGGTCGAAGGGAAATCGCGCGACGAGGCCCAGGCC belongs to Planctomycetia bacterium and includes:
- a CDS encoding iron-sulfur cluster assembly scaffold protein; this encodes MTVSDEDIYQERVLDYYEEPYHRGHCPAATHRAADDNPLCGDQIELELQLDPLGRICQAWFHGDGCCISQAAASMLVEAVEGKSRDEAQAFTAQQMLALFGPKLTPNRQKCCLLCWRVLQSALYSPVS